The window GAAGGAGACTCGTGGTGTGGAATTTGCCACTTTCTTATTCTCAGGGTCTGCAGAGTCTTGGTGGATTTCGATTCAGAGAGGTAGACAAGCAGGGTTACCACCTATTACTTGGTCAGAACTTTTAGCACTGTTTAAGGACAGGTTTATTCCATTAAGCAAGCAAGATGACATGAGACGTCAGTTCAATAATCTGCGGCAGGGAACTATGACCGTTACAGAATATGAGGCCAAGTTTATAGATTTATCCAGGTATGTACCTTATTTGGTAGAGGATCCGAGAGAGAAGGTGAGACGATTTGTGGATGGACTTGAGCATCGCTATCGTGGTCCTGTGGTACGAGATGTGCGATATGGTACCTATTCAGATGTAGTTGACACTGCTCTCCGTTACGAGTCTTATCTAGAGATGGACAAAGTTGAGCGTGAAAGAAAAAAGCCACGTAACACATGTGGGTTTAGTGGTGTTCCATCTGGGGGCAAGAGTGGTTTTTATCGTGGGCAGTCCAGATCTACTCAGTCAGAATCAGTGGTGCAGTCTTCTGGTGGTTATTCCGCTAGACAGGGCCAGCAGCAGATGCAGCGGAAGGGTAATAGCTCATATCAGTCAGGTTATCATCCGAGGTGTTCTAACTGTGGTAGAAATCACAGTGGTCGTTGCTTTGGGGCAGATGGGGCTTGTTTTACTTGTCGTGAAAGGGGGCATATTGCTAAATACTGTCCTAAAGGAAATTCTGGTGCTAGTCGAGCTACTACACAGCCGCAGGGAACTACTACAGCTACATAGGGTCAGATTCAGCCAGCTAGGACTGCTCCACAGGTTGCTCAGGGAGGGGGTGGACCGCCGAGATTCTTTGCTATGACCAGACAGGATGTCGAGGCATCTAATGCAGTAGTCACAGGTATTATTACTATTGGGTCTCATGGTGCATATGCTcttattgatcctggttctacgtattcgtatgtatctccttcttttgctatattcttagaACGGGGATTTGAGTCT is drawn from Lycium barbarum isolate Lr01 chromosome 8, ASM1917538v2, whole genome shotgun sequence and contains these coding sequences:
- the LOC132605993 gene encoding uncharacterized protein LOC132605993, whose protein sequence is MPAEVVTRLLNVLEALAPNNGGIPGPQATSQAQAQVQLNVAANQTPQLAPQQFVQSAGQSKEFKNFMGLKPPEVDASPTSIDPQKFIDRCEKILTTLGLKETRGVEFATFLFSGSAESWWISIQRGRQAGLPPITWSELLALFKDRFIPLSKQDDMRRQFNNLRQGTMTVTEYEAKFIDLSRYVPYLVEDPREKVRRFVDGLEHRYRGPVVRDVRYGTYSDVVDTALRYESYLEMDKVERERKKPRNTCGFSGVPSGGKSGFYRGQSRSTQSESVVQSSGGYSARQGQQQMQRKGNSSYQSGYHPRCSNCGRNHSGRCFGADGACFTCRERGHIAKYCPKGNSGASRATTQPQGTTTAT